The following are from one region of the Actinoplanes sp. L3-i22 genome:
- a CDS encoding hotdog domain-containing protein, which translates to MEGQAVTRRREAVSELGDALRSLVEHATITEAQTDDLLHAATEIRAVIARLGSRVRGHNTLSSADDLLGGVRMYNPVTGSGSALAPPVHVEVVAGEAIGRCTLGLAFEGPPMFAHGGVSAMLLDQILGHAVVASGNPGMTVRLDTSYRAPVPLLTPLLLRAEVRAVDGRRVTATGTIATAAEPGTALVTATGMFVGLRAEQTHRLFGPVLHPNP; encoded by the coding sequence ATGGAAGGACAAGCGGTGACCCGTCGACGCGAGGCTGTCAGCGAGCTCGGCGACGCCCTGCGATCCCTGGTCGAGCACGCCACCATCACCGAGGCCCAGACCGACGACCTGCTCCACGCCGCCACCGAGATCCGCGCCGTGATCGCCCGGCTCGGCTCCCGGGTGCGCGGCCACAACACGCTGTCCAGCGCCGACGACCTGCTCGGCGGCGTCCGGATGTACAACCCGGTCACCGGCTCCGGCAGTGCCCTCGCCCCGCCGGTGCACGTCGAGGTGGTCGCCGGCGAGGCGATCGGCCGGTGCACGCTCGGCCTGGCCTTCGAGGGGCCACCGATGTTCGCGCACGGCGGCGTCAGCGCGATGCTGCTCGACCAGATCCTCGGCCACGCCGTCGTCGCGTCCGGCAATCCCGGCATGACCGTCCGCCTGGACACCAGCTATCGCGCGCCGGTCCCGCTGCTGACCCCGCTGCTGCTGCGCGCCGAGGTGCGTGCGGTGGACGGCCGCCGGGTGACCGCCACCGGCACCATCGCGACCGCGGCCGAGCCGGGGACCGCCCTGGTCACCGCGACCGGCATGTTCGTCGGCCTGCGCGCCGAGCAGACCCACCGCCTGTTCGGTCCGGTCCTGCACCCGAACCCCTGA
- a CDS encoding lipid-transfer protein produces the protein MIARTAAIAGIGATEFSKDSGRSELRLAVEAVRAALDDAGLRPSDVDGLTTFSMDDNAEIAVAREIGAGELTFLSRIGYGGGAACAVVQQAVLAVTAGIAGTVVCYRALNERSGRRFGQATAPPGIDATWHYPMGLATPAAQVAMVARRYMHDHGVTTDDFGQVTVAARRHAATNPAAWFFGRPITLDDHRASRWIAEPLRLLDCCQESDGAVALVVTSAERAGDLRCRPAVVCAAAQGSGPDQFVMTSYYRDELASLPEMNVVARQLWGQSGFGPADVRAAVLYDHFTPYVLMQLEALGFCGRGEGRHVIAEGRLPVNPHGGQLGEAYIHGMNGIAEAVRQVRGTAVNQVPGDGPVLVTAGTGVPTSGLILDALR, from the coding sequence GTGATCGCCCGGACCGCGGCGATCGCGGGCATCGGGGCCACCGAGTTCTCCAAGGACTCCGGGCGCAGCGAGCTGCGGCTCGCGGTCGAGGCCGTCCGGGCGGCGCTCGACGACGCCGGCCTGCGCCCGTCCGACGTGGACGGCCTGACCACGTTCAGCATGGACGACAACGCCGAGATCGCGGTGGCCCGGGAGATCGGCGCCGGCGAGCTCACCTTCCTGAGCCGCATCGGGTACGGCGGCGGCGCGGCCTGTGCGGTCGTGCAGCAGGCGGTGCTCGCGGTGACGGCCGGCATCGCCGGGACGGTGGTCTGCTACCGCGCGCTCAACGAGCGGTCCGGCCGCCGTTTCGGGCAGGCGACCGCGCCGCCCGGGATCGACGCGACCTGGCACTACCCGATGGGCCTGGCCACACCGGCGGCCCAGGTGGCGATGGTGGCCCGGCGGTACATGCACGACCACGGGGTGACCACCGACGACTTCGGCCAGGTCACCGTGGCGGCCCGGCGGCACGCGGCGACGAACCCGGCCGCGTGGTTCTTCGGGCGGCCGATCACGCTCGACGACCATCGGGCGTCCCGCTGGATCGCCGAGCCGCTACGGCTGCTCGACTGCTGCCAGGAGAGCGACGGCGCGGTGGCGCTCGTGGTGACGTCCGCGGAGCGGGCCGGTGACCTGCGCTGCCGGCCGGCCGTGGTGTGCGCGGCCGCTCAGGGCAGCGGGCCGGATCAGTTCGTGATGACCAGTTACTACCGCGACGAGCTGGCGTCGCTGCCGGAGATGAACGTGGTGGCCCGGCAACTCTGGGGACAGTCCGGATTCGGGCCCGCGGACGTGCGGGCGGCCGTGCTGTACGACCATTTCACGCCGTACGTGCTGATGCAGTTGGAAGCTCTCGGGTTCTGCGGCCGTGGCGAGGGGCGGCATGTGATCGCGGAGGGGCGGCTGCCGGTCAACCCGCACGGCGGCCAGCTCGGGGAGGCCTACATCCACGGCATGAACGGGATCGCGGAGGCGGTGCGGCAGGTCCGGGGCACGGCCGTCAACCAGGTGCCGGGCGACGGGCCGGTGCTGGTCACGGCGGGCACCGGGGTGCCCACGAGCGGTCTGATCCTCGACGCGCTCCGCTGA
- a CDS encoding SRPBCC family protein yields MAKVTVEADAKADPQRVWDVVSDLSRVSEWNTMHEGFVGDLPESLGAGVTYRQKVKLMGMPAEMAWRVITAAAPSRLEQNGDGPMGVKAKNLLVIEAADGGSHITYEMEFIGPALKGPMAAMLEKQAGAAGQQALAKLVALAE; encoded by the coding sequence ATGGCCAAGGTGACCGTTGAGGCCGATGCCAAGGCGGATCCGCAGCGGGTCTGGGATGTCGTGTCGGACCTGTCACGGGTCTCGGAATGGAACACGATGCACGAGGGATTCGTCGGCGATCTGCCGGAGAGCCTCGGCGCGGGCGTCACGTATCGGCAGAAGGTCAAACTGATGGGCATGCCCGCCGAGATGGCGTGGCGGGTGATCACGGCGGCCGCGCCGAGCCGGCTCGAGCAGAACGGCGACGGGCCGATGGGCGTCAAGGCGAAGAATCTCCTCGTGATCGAGGCGGCCGACGGTGGCTCGCACATCACCTACGAGATGGAGTTCATCGGCCCGGCCCTGAAGGGCCCGATGGCAGCCATGCTGGAGAAGCAGGCCGGCGCCGCGGGTCAGCAGGCCCTGGCGAAACTGGTCGCGCTGGCCGAGTGA
- a CDS encoding acyl-CoA dehydrogenase family protein, producing MGPDFALDNAQEAIVRLAGEVLGDHGDAPRQLWKSLGQAGLLGLAVPVELGGAGLGALATGLLLTEIGRHAARVPAWSTLSLGVLPLVRWGSAEQQRDLLPGVLEGRVLTAALGEPVAATEDWRLTGTCHAVPDADRAHRILVPARGTVALVDPSASGVTLLRTPASSGTDEFTLLLEDVAAEPLGRIEGRFQRYAMAGACALGDGALAGALRMTADHVRDRRQFGRPLATFQAVAQQIADVYIASRTMHLAALAANWRLDQDQGRDHDYGTDADADADLWTGAFWLGSEVLPALRVCHHLHGGLGLVADHPLHRHTELVRDLVRHLGGAEHCLDRWGDSGVHRAD from the coding sequence ATGGGTCCGGACTTCGCACTCGACAACGCGCAGGAGGCGATCGTCCGCCTTGCCGGCGAGGTGCTGGGCGACCATGGCGACGCGCCGCGACAATTGTGGAAGTCGCTCGGCCAGGCCGGGCTGCTCGGCCTCGCGGTGCCGGTGGAGCTCGGCGGCGCCGGGCTCGGCGCGCTGGCGACCGGCCTGCTGCTCACCGAGATCGGCCGGCACGCCGCCCGGGTGCCGGCCTGGTCGACGCTGTCGCTCGGGGTGCTGCCGCTGGTGCGCTGGGGCAGCGCGGAGCAGCAGCGCGATCTGCTCCCGGGAGTGCTGGAGGGCCGGGTGCTGACCGCCGCCCTCGGCGAACCGGTCGCGGCCACCGAGGACTGGCGGCTGACCGGGACCTGCCACGCCGTCCCGGACGCCGACCGGGCCCATCGGATCCTGGTGCCGGCGCGCGGCACGGTCGCGCTGGTCGACCCATCCGCGTCCGGCGTGACATTGCTGCGGACCCCGGCCTCGTCCGGGACCGACGAGTTCACGCTGCTTCTGGAGGATGTCGCCGCCGAGCCGCTGGGCAGGATCGAAGGCCGATTCCAGCGGTACGCGATGGCCGGCGCCTGTGCGCTCGGCGACGGCGCGCTGGCGGGAGCCCTGCGGATGACCGCCGATCACGTCCGCGACCGGCGCCAGTTCGGCCGCCCACTCGCGACCTTCCAGGCGGTCGCCCAGCAGATCGCCGACGTCTACATCGCCTCCCGCACGATGCACCTCGCCGCGCTCGCCGCGAACTGGCGTCTCGACCAGGACCAGGGCAGAGACCACGATTACGGTACGGACGCCGACGCCGACGCCGACCTGTGGACCGGGGCGTTCTGGCTGGGCAGCGAGGTCCTGCCGGCCCTGCGGGTCTGCCACCACCTGCACGGCGGGCTCGGACTGGTCGCCGACCACCCGTTGCACCGGCACACCGAACTGGTGCGTGACCTGGTCCGTCACCTCGGCGGCGCGGAGCACTGCCTCGATCGATGGGGGGACTCCGGTGTTCATCGCGCTGACTGA
- the kstR gene encoding cholesterol catabolism transcriptional regulator KstR, with product MAAPRTNTSIRAARSTIDTEQGSAAQRDRRRRILEATLLLASKGGYDAVQMRTVAERAEVALGTLYRYFPSKIHLLVSALAAELEKTQEKLERKPIPGDNPDERMRFVLSRVTRAMQREPQLTEAMTRAFMFADPSASAEVNAVARLMEDMFTRAMHDGEPTADDRAKARVIGDVWLSNLVAWVTRRASANDVINHLELASRLLLR from the coding sequence ATGGCTGCACCGAGAACCAATACCAGTATTCGCGCAGCGCGCAGCACCATCGACACCGAGCAGGGCTCCGCCGCGCAGCGCGACAGGCGCCGCCGGATCCTCGAGGCCACGCTGCTGCTCGCGTCGAAGGGTGGCTACGACGCGGTGCAGATGCGCACCGTCGCGGAGCGCGCCGAGGTCGCCCTGGGCACGCTGTACCGGTACTTTCCGTCGAAGATCCACCTGCTGGTGTCGGCGCTGGCCGCAGAGCTGGAGAAGACCCAGGAGAAGCTGGAGCGCAAGCCGATCCCCGGTGACAACCCCGACGAGCGCATGCGGTTCGTGCTCAGCCGGGTGACCCGGGCGATGCAGCGCGAGCCGCAGCTCACCGAGGCGATGACCCGGGCCTTCATGTTCGCCGATCCGTCCGCGAGCGCCGAGGTCAACGCCGTCGCGCGACTGATGGAGGACATGTTCACCCGGGCCATGCACGACGGCGAGCCGACCGCCGACGACCGGGCCAAGGCGCGGGTCATCGGCGACGTGTGGCTGTCCAACCTGGTGGCCTGGGTGACCCGCCGCGCCTCGGCGAACGACGTGATCAACCACCTGGAGCTGGCGAGCCGCCTACTGCTGCGCTAG
- a CDS encoding MaoC/PaaZ C-terminal domain-containing protein — protein MWRPVGVELPSWELAVTPTVIISSALATRDFQDVHHDRDAAVRRGSRDIFLNILATTGLVQRYVTDWAGPEVVLRGIEIRLGTPCYAYDTLTFSGHAHGDEVAVAGRTAAGEHVSGVVRVAS, from the coding sequence GTGTGGCGGCCGGTGGGGGTCGAGCTGCCGTCGTGGGAGCTCGCGGTGACCCCGACCGTGATCATCAGCAGCGCGCTGGCCACCCGGGATTTCCAGGACGTGCACCACGATCGGGACGCGGCGGTGCGGCGCGGCAGCCGGGACATCTTCCTCAACATCCTGGCCACGACCGGGCTCGTGCAGCGGTACGTGACCGATTGGGCTGGCCCGGAGGTGGTGCTGCGCGGCATCGAGATCCGGCTCGGGACGCCGTGCTACGCGTACGACACGCTGACCTTCAGCGGGCACGCGCACGGTGACGAGGTGGCGGTCGCCGGGCGTACGGCGGCCGGCGAGCACGTCTCCGGCGTCGTCCGGGTCGCGTCGTGA
- a CDS encoding acyl-CoA dehydrogenase family protein, with product MFIALTEEQLALRTRLRTYLRKVLTENDRAAMLIDRHGAVYRALVRRLGRDGWLGLGFPERFGGGGLGPVEQQLFVNEAARADVPLPAVTLQTVASTLLAHGSAEQQEFFLPRILAGEIHFAIGYTEPEAGTDLAALRTRAVREGDEYVVNGQKMFTTGAHDADHLWLACRTDPGAPRHRGLSILIVDTTDPGYSWTPIITCDGAHHVNAVYLADVRVPANRLVGAENGGWRLLTAQLNHERVMLGPAGRFGAFIDRVRSWAASHDTPDVRRALARAEACRRVNELLNWQVTGGEPNVADASATKVFASERLLRIGQELEEVVWRHGDPADPATAALLAWLDLQAKRNLVLTFGGGVNEIQRELIASAGLGLPRVPR from the coding sequence GTGTTCATCGCGCTGACTGAGGAACAGCTCGCTCTGCGGACCCGGCTACGGACGTACCTCAGGAAGGTTTTGACCGAGAATGATCGCGCGGCGATGCTGATCGACAGGCACGGGGCGGTCTATCGGGCTCTGGTTCGCCGGTTGGGCCGGGACGGCTGGCTGGGGCTCGGGTTCCCGGAGCGGTTCGGGGGCGGCGGTCTCGGGCCGGTCGAGCAGCAGCTCTTCGTGAACGAGGCGGCGCGCGCCGACGTGCCGTTGCCGGCGGTGACCCTGCAGACCGTGGCGTCGACGCTGCTGGCCCACGGCTCGGCCGAGCAGCAGGAGTTCTTCCTGCCGCGGATCCTGGCCGGCGAGATCCACTTCGCGATCGGCTACACCGAGCCGGAGGCCGGCACCGATCTCGCCGCGCTGCGGACGCGGGCCGTGCGGGAGGGCGACGAGTACGTGGTGAACGGGCAGAAGATGTTCACCACCGGCGCGCACGACGCCGACCACCTGTGGCTGGCCTGCCGCACCGACCCGGGGGCGCCCCGGCACAGGGGGCTGTCGATTCTGATCGTGGACACCACCGACCCCGGCTACTCCTGGACGCCGATCATCACCTGCGACGGCGCGCACCACGTCAACGCGGTCTACCTGGCCGACGTGCGGGTGCCGGCGAACCGCCTGGTGGGCGCGGAGAACGGCGGCTGGCGGCTGCTGACCGCGCAGCTCAACCACGAGCGGGTGATGCTCGGTCCGGCCGGGCGCTTCGGCGCGTTCATCGATCGGGTCCGGAGCTGGGCGGCGAGCCACGACACCCCGGACGTGCGTCGTGCGCTGGCCCGCGCCGAGGCCTGCCGCCGGGTGAACGAGCTGCTCAACTGGCAGGTGACCGGTGGTGAGCCGAACGTCGCCGACGCGTCCGCCACCAAGGTCTTCGCCTCGGAGCGCCTGCTGCGGATCGGTCAGGAGTTGGAGGAGGTGGTCTGGCGGCACGGCGATCCGGCCGATCCGGCCACCGCCGCGCTGCTGGCCTGGCTGGACCTGCAGGCCAAACGCAACCTGGTGCTCACCTTCGGCGGCGGGGTCAACGAGATCCAGCGGGAGCTGATCGCGTCGGCCGGTCTGGGCCTGCCGAGGGTGCCGAGGTAA